The following nucleotide sequence is from bacterium.
CAAAGTCCCAGGTCCGTACCCCCATCCCCCCAAGTTTTGGGGGGGCGCAATCGCGGAGGAATCTATCTTAATTCGACGGTCATCGCCGCGCGCGGTACATCTTTCCGCTTCTTCACCTCGCCTAGCCCCGGTCTTAGGGGGTTTCGCCGTGGAGGGGTGTTGAAAGACCCCCTCGCCGAGGGGGCCCGAGTTGGTCCATGCGGCCGCCGGCCCGGCTACTTGGTTATCTTCTTCTTCAGCTTGATCACGCGCGGCTTGGCGAAGTCCTCGCCCATCTCGCAGAGCTCGACGAATGAGACCGGCGCCCCGTCGCCCTTGCGGAATCCCCGGGGGATGATGCGGACGAATCCGCCCGTGCGCTCGTCGAAGCGCGGAAGCACGACCTCGAAAAATTTCTTGACGACTTTCTTGTCCCCCAGCTCGGCGAAAACGGCCCGCTGCGCCGCCGTGTCCGATGGGCGAGCCTTGGCGAACAGGCTGTCGGCGAAGGCCTTGAGCGCCTTGGCCTTGATGTGGGTCGTCTCGATCCGCTCGTGGCGGACGAGTGACCGGCAGAGGTTGCGCAGCAGCGCCCGCCGGTGGGCGGCGGTCCGGTTGAACTGAAAGCCTTCTTTCTTGTGCCGCATAACGAGGTCCCCTAATCGCCGAAAAGCTCGCTTAAGTCCATCCCGAGGTGCAGGCCGTATTCGGAGAGGAAGGCCTCGATCTCGGCCAGGGACTTCTTTCCGAAATTGCGGTACTTGAGCATCTCCGACTCGGGCTTTATGACAAGATCGCCGAGGGTATGTATATCGGCGGCGCGGAGGCAGTTCGCGGAGCGCACGGAGAGGTCGAGCTCCGAGACGGGGCGGGCCAAGAGCTCCCGAATCCGGTGCCGCTCCTCGTCCTCCAGTTCCTCCTGTGGCGTCCGCCGCGCGTCGGCCGAGCTGATGACGGAGAAAAAGTTGATGAGAATCGTCGCCGAGGTCTCCACGGCGTCCCGCGGGCTGATGGAGCCGTCGGTCACGACCTCGAGAATCAGTCTGTCGAAGTTGGTCATCTGCCCGACGCGGGTTTCCTCGACGTTGAAGTTGACCTTGACGACGGGCGTGAAGACGGCGTCTATGGGTATCATGCCGACGTAGTCGTGCTCGGGGGGGAGCTGCACCTCGTTTGAGGTGAGGTAGCCCCGTCCGCGTATCAGCACGACGTCCATCTCCAGCTTACCGTCTATGTCCAGGCCGGCGATGTAGGCGTCGGGGTTGAGGACCTTCAGCTCGGGGGGCAGTACGAGATCGGCGCCGGTCACCTCGCCGGGTCCCTTGGCGGCCAGGCTCACCGCGTGGACCCCCTCGTCGTCCTTCTCCCCGCTGAAGACCAACTGGCGCAGGTTGAGGATGATGTCGGAGACGTCCTCGACCACGCCGGGCAGCGTGTCGTACTCGTGGTCGGCGCTCTCGACGCGCACGGCGACGGGGGCGTAGCCGGTGAGGCTGGACAACAGAACCCGCCGCAGGGCGTTGCCCACCGTGGTGCCGAACCCCGAGGCCAGAGGCTGAATGGTGAACATGGCCCGGTTGCGCTGGGCCTTGTCCTCCTCGATCAGCACCTTGATGTCGGTATCCAGAACCTTACCGATGATCATGTTTGCTAGAGCCCCGTGGAGGGGTTTTAAATCGAGGCGGGTCGGCGACGAACCGGTCAACCCCCGCCGTGAGCCATATTTTCGGACCGGGCGTTAACGCGAGTAGAGCTCGACCACGAACTGCTCGTTGAAGGGCAGGGTGATGTCCTCGCGGTTCGGCAGCCGGTTCACTTTAATCTCGAGCTTTGCCTGGTCCACCGCGAGCCAGTCCACGGATTGAGGCTGGAGGCGCTCGAGACGGAACTTGACCTGCGGGACGACGCTGGAGGTCTCGCGGACGGATACCGTGTCCTCGGCCTTGACCCGGTAGCTGGGGATGTCCACCTTGTGGCCGTTCACGGCCATGTGGCCGTGGCGGACGTACTGCCGGGCCTGGGCGCGCGTGGCGACGAATCCGGCCTTCTGAAGCACGCTGTCGAGCCGGGTGTCGAGCATGATCAAGAGGGTGTGGCCGGTGATTCCCTTGGCGCGCTCGGCCTTTTTGTAGAAGTTGAAGAACTGCCGCTCGAGCATGCCGTATGAGCGGCGGATGCGCTGCTTCTCCCGGAGCTGCGTTCCGTAGGGGGTCTGGCGGCGGCGTCTGCCGCGTCCGTGCATACCCGGTGGTGTCGGGCGGCGCTCCACGGCGCACTTGTTGGAATAGCAGCGCTGACCCTTGAGGAAGAGTTTCACGCCCTCACGGCGGCACATTTTGCAACGCGGTCCGGTGTACCTAGCCAAGACGCCCCCCTACACCCGGCGCCGCTTCTTCGGGCGGCAGCCGTTGTGTGGAATGCTGGTCATGTC
It contains:
- the rplQ gene encoding 50S ribosomal protein L17: MRHKKEGFQFNRTAAHRRALLRNLCRSLVRHERIETTHIKAKALKAFADSLFAKARPSDTAAQRAVFAELGDKKVVKKFFEVVLPRFDERTGGFVRIIPRGFRKGDGAPVSFVELCEMGEDFAKPRVIKLKKKITK
- a CDS encoding DNA-directed RNA polymerase subunit alpha gives rise to the protein MIIGKVLDTDIKVLIEEDKAQRNRAMFTIQPLASGFGTTVGNALRRVLLSSLTGYAPVAVRVESADHEYDTLPGVVEDVSDIILNLRQLVFSGEKDDEGVHAVSLAAKGPGEVTGADLVLPPELKVLNPDAYIAGLDIDGKLEMDVVLIRGRGYLTSNEVQLPPEHDYVGMIPIDAVFTPVVKVNFNVEETRVGQMTNFDRLILEVVTDGSISPRDAVETSATILINFFSVISSADARRTPQEELEDEERHRIRELLARPVSELDLSVRSANCLRAADIHTLGDLVIKPESEMLKYRNFGKKSLAEIEAFLSEYGLHLGMDLSELFGD
- the rpsD gene encoding 30S ribosomal protein S4 is translated as MARYTGPRCKMCRREGVKLFLKGQRCYSNKCAVERRPTPPGMHGRGRRRRQTPYGTQLREKQRIRRSYGMLERQFFNFYKKAERAKGITGHTLLIMLDTRLDSVLQKAGFVATRAQARQYVRHGHMAVNGHKVDIPSYRVKAEDTVSVRETSSVVPQVKFRLERLQPQSVDWLAVDQAKLEIKVNRLPNREDITLPFNEQFVVELYSR